The following nucleotide sequence is from Salvia miltiorrhiza cultivar Shanhuang (shh) chromosome 7, IMPLAD_Smil_shh, whole genome shotgun sequence.
ttttctcgataaggagtctcctttttctctcaaatccggTGAAATccggtgacgttcgagggagaattcgagtttccatttcgattatgtgatttttgggagcaatgacgccgatttggaattctcgatttggggcttgggaacttgatttcgtgattttcctcatctgacggcgattgacgccggaaaagttggtcggagaagatgagatgtgatttttttaatgaacggtgtgcagattatcccccgaactccaaaaagggaaaaggtgcagattagcccatgaactccaaaaaaacggtgcagatcgccccctctgactaacggcccataacggtgttaagtcagagggggcgatctgcaccatttttttgagttcgagggccaatctgcacacacagttagtaagaggactgaaatgctctaagggccttcacttgaggggcctatgtgcaccttaaccctttttattaagtaaattttgaatctcaaATCTTGTAAAGTTCGGATGAGATGATGTTCATATATAAGATGTGGTCTTAATTTTAtctatcaatttataaaaattataaaattagaaAATCTTTCCTATATATTATTAACAAAAAATACAATATGTCTCAATCCTTCATCATCActactctttaattaataccatCATCAACTAATACTACCCAATCATAACAATTGATCCGATTAATGAGCTTTGAATTTTAATAGTACTATGAACTAGTTAGCAGCTACGTCAGAATTTTATAGACGGCAACAAGGTCAACAAAGAAAGTCAAAGCAAGCAACTTAATTCATTGATCAATTCAAATAATGAGTTCATGCTCACGTACGCATGCACATAATCAGCCTTATAAATAAGGATATAATTGTGAACAAAAATTTGCAGATATCTCCAAATtccacaaaaaagaaaaagttaagaaaaaaagaaaagtcaTGTGCTACACCCAAACCTTTTTAGCCATCATCATACTCATTTGCTCCCTCCTCCTCATTTTCCTCCCTTCCAAAAACCTCCCATGGAATTGGCCGCTCATGAAGCTGCTGCCGACGGCGTACCTCAAAAGCCACGAACTATACGACATGGTCACGCAAGTCCTAGCCGAAAACAACGGCACAATCCTATGCAAAACCTCGTGGTACACGAACGTCGACACCTTGGTGACTAGCGACCCACGCAACGTGCAACATGTCTTGAACTCGAGATCCTCGATCTATCAGAGAGGAACTGAGTTCCGGAAGGTGTTCGATTTCCTTGGAGACGCGGTGTACATGAAGGACGTGAAGGAGTGGAAGGAAGACAAGAAAGTGACTCATGGATTCTTCAAGGAGAGCGGATTCCAAACCACCACGCCGAAGATCATCCGCCACACCCTCGAGAGGGGCCTCGTCCCGATCCTCCACCACGCGTCCATGTCGAGAGGGGTTCTCGATTTGCAGGAGGTGTTCAACAGGTACATGATCGACGCGACGTGCTTGATGGCCACCGGGTTCGACATGGCGTCGCTCAGGTTAGGGTTTCCGGCATGCCCCCTCCAGGAGGCCATGGACGACTTGGCCCACGCCGTCTTCTGGCGAAACCTCCTCCCCGAGAGGCTCTGGAAGCTGCAGAACCTTCTCGGGGTCGGGACGGAGAGAAAGACGGCGCGGGCGTGCAGCGATCTCTACCAGATTATGGACGATTTCATGTCCAGGAAGAAGGTGTTAAAGATCATGCTGAGCAATATCCAGCTGTGCTCAAGATTCCAGCTCAGATTTCTCCAGCTCAGCATAGAGAAAATATCAGCCATGAAGTTATGAAGAAAGGGTAGCACGTGATATTGTTGAGAAAAGTTTAAACAGTCGGTTATGCTTTTGTTTACTTTAGCTTCTTTATTTTGTACTATGCATGGTACTATTCCATTGCATAATTAGGGTTATCTTGTGGTTCTAGTATCTTCTGTAATAGCATATATATGCCGTTGCTTTGTTTATGAGATCGTTGAGTTGAAATCAAATTACACAGAAATCAAAGTTTTCTTCTTATGGCTTTTAGTTTTGTCTTCTCCACTTTTTctttcatggtatcagagcaggtctttTGAGGACCTGTCTCTCGATACTCACCCTCTTTTGTTTGGTTTCTTTGGTTTAGTCTTATCATGGCAGAATCTCCCACACAAACCTCTCAAAGCTCTATCCCTATTGTTCCTCAAAATAACCAGATCTCTTTCAAGTTGAATGACACCAACTT
It contains:
- the LOC130996064 gene encoding alkane hydroxylase MAH1-like → MCYTQTFLAIIILICSLLLIFLPSKNLPWNWPLMKLLPTAYLKSHELYDMVTQVLAENNGTILCKTSWYTNVDTLVTSDPRNVQHVLNSRSSIYQRGTEFRKVFDFLGDAVYMKDVKEWKEDKKVTHGFFKESGFQTTTPKIIRHTLERGLVPILHHASMSRGVLDLQEVFNRYMIDATCLMATGFDMASLRLGFPACPLQEAMDDLAHAVFWRNLLPERLWKLQNLLGVGTERKTARACSDLYQIMDDFMSRKKEVLSGGGFDVLEYYIHKKESPMAKNEFIIANIVTIFFAARDTSAAILTWFFYLISENPRVKKAILEEIEWFSPAKEHLFSDVEDLSKLVYLHCALSESLRLFPPASVLMREPTEEDVLPSGHRVGKSTRIVMCSYAMGRETEIWGEDCGEFMPERWMCKGGGVKHVASHNFLAFGSGPWACPGRELAFARMKAVAATILHNFDVEVLEGQSVSPSVSAFLTVKNGLKASVSSRWL